The following coding sequences are from one Thermoplasmata archaeon window:
- a CDS encoding GNAT family N-acetyltransferase yields MTSRDTIRIRRIRPEDWDALRILRLAALETDPLAFGSNLRREQESDPQKWKNWATRGSTGTREAIYVAENEPGQLVGMIGSFTEDGQPHVWGMWVHPKSRGKGIGGRLLDQLLGWLASAAPVRTVLLEVNPSQEAASSLYAGRGFVRTGRTRPLGHSPPAIVEEMDRKPTVAG; encoded by the coding sequence ATGACAAGCCGTGATACGATCCGCATCCGCCGGATCCGTCCCGAGGACTGGGACGCGCTTCGCATCCTTCGACTCGCGGCGCTGGAGACCGATCCGCTCGCCTTTGGGAGCAACCTGCGCCGAGAACAGGAGTCCGACCCCCAGAAATGGAAGAATTGGGCGACCCGTGGAAGCACCGGAACCCGGGAAGCCATCTACGTCGCGGAGAACGAGCCCGGCCAGCTGGTCGGCATGATCGGCAGCTTCACCGAGGACGGGCAGCCGCACGTCTGGGGGATGTGGGTCCACCCCAAGAGCCGAGGGAAGGGGATCGGCGGCCGACTCTTGGACCAGCTCCTGGGTTGGCTCGCTTCGGCCGCCCCCGTCCGAACCGTCCTCCTCGAGGTCAACCCAAGCCAGGAGGCGGCGAGCTCTCTCTATGCGGGGCGAGGGTTTGTGCGGACGGGGCGAACACGGCCTCTCGGGCACAGCCCTCCCGCGATCGTTGAGGAGATGGACCGGAAACCGACCGTTGCCGGATAA
- a CDS encoding mechanosensitive ion channel domain-containing protein yields the protein MIDLYATLWSFALAGLTLLLTWASAMLASWLIGRFMQQSSPQVTSGARRLGAVIVWLIGSILAIQELGVSPLILIVVIALVGIAALIAVREPLGNYGAKYFTDVYTPFKVGDTIRVQGYAGKVIAINAITTVLLTDNEQLISVPNSVFITDIVVNTTPQAWKEVTIPISIGPSVDLPAFESELLKNLSKLKLRLDRQFPPLLSTKSRTAQSTDLTLTVMLRRPEERDAVTVEVNKRVAEVLQHTRTNRR from the coding sequence ATGATCGATCTGTACGCCACGCTTTGGTCCTTCGCGCTCGCCGGCCTGACCCTGCTACTGACCTGGGCGTCCGCGATGCTCGCGAGCTGGCTCATCGGCCGATTCATGCAACAGAGCTCGCCTCAAGTGACGAGCGGCGCCCGTCGTCTGGGCGCGGTCATCGTGTGGCTGATCGGCTCGATCTTGGCCATCCAGGAGCTCGGCGTCAGCCCGCTCATCCTGATCGTGGTGATCGCTCTCGTGGGGATCGCCGCACTGATCGCGGTGCGGGAGCCGCTGGGGAACTATGGGGCGAAGTACTTCACGGATGTCTACACGCCGTTCAAGGTGGGGGACACGATCCGGGTGCAGGGGTACGCCGGGAAGGTCATCGCGATCAACGCGATCACGACCGTGCTCCTCACCGACAATGAGCAACTGATCTCTGTCCCGAACTCGGTGTTCATCACGGATATCGTGGTCAACACCACCCCGCAGGCCTGGAAGGAGGTCACGATCCCCATCTCGATCGGCCCGAGCGTCGATCTGCCGGCGTTCGAGAGCGAGCTCCTGAAGAACCTCTCGAAGCTGAAGCTGCGTCTCGATCGGCAGTTCCCGCCGCTGCTATCGACCAAGTCTCGCACCGCGCAATCCACCGATCTGACGTTGACGGTGATGCTGCGGCGCCCCGAGGAACGGGACGCCGTGACCGTCGAGGTCAACAAGCGCGTTGCCGAAGTGCTGCAGCACACGCGAACGAACCGCCGGTGA
- a CDS encoding pyridoxamine 5'-phosphate oxidase family protein: MGEVHSQLPSELQSFLGRQHVFFVATAPLSPSTHINVSPKGLETLKVLSSQELGYLDLTGSGNETSAHILENGRITIMLCAFEGPPNVLRIYGQGSVHLPGSPRWKELRPLFPDLEGARQIVTVRVERVQTSCGYAVPLMEFKAHRTMLTKWAAVKGAEGLEEYRTEKNETSIDGLATHRARQKQSLAAGSPP, encoded by the coding sequence ATGGGAGAAGTGCACTCGCAACTTCCCTCCGAGCTTCAATCGTTCCTGGGCCGCCAGCACGTCTTCTTCGTCGCGACGGCGCCGCTGAGTCCCAGCACCCACATCAACGTCTCTCCCAAGGGGCTCGAGACCCTGAAGGTCCTCTCGTCTCAGGAGCTCGGGTACCTCGACCTCACGGGGAGCGGGAACGAGACGAGCGCCCACATCCTCGAGAACGGCCGCATCACGATCATGCTCTGCGCCTTCGAAGGGCCGCCGAACGTCCTTCGGATCTATGGTCAGGGGTCGGTGCACCTCCCGGGATCGCCGCGGTGGAAGGAGCTGCGGCCGCTCTTCCCGGACCTGGAAGGCGCTCGCCAGATCGTGACGGTCCGGGTGGAACGGGTCCAGACCTCCTGCGGGTACGCCGTTCCGCTCATGGAGTTCAAGGCTCACCGCACGATGCTCACGAAATGGGCCGCCGTGAAAGGGGCCGAAGGACTCGAAGAGTATCGGACCGAGAAGAACGAGACCAGTATCGACGGATTGGCGACCCATCGTGCGCGCCAGAAGCAGAGCCTAGCGGCCGGCTCTCCCCCGTAA
- a CDS encoding antibiotic biosynthesis monooxygenase, producing MQVSTRFHARAGNETPLLDAVLGILDPVRGEAQCLSVQAFRAVHDPRLFVITSLWVEESAHVLHRTLPHTREFLERVERLVDEPFESTYTKLIG from the coding sequence GTGCAGGTCTCCACCCGATTTCATGCTCGAGCCGGGAACGAGACGCCCCTCCTCGATGCGGTCCTCGGCATCCTCGATCCGGTCCGCGGCGAGGCGCAGTGTCTGAGCGTGCAGGCGTTTCGTGCGGTACACGATCCCCGGCTATTCGTCATCACCTCGCTCTGGGTCGAGGAGAGCGCACACGTGCTCCATCGCACGCTCCCCCACACGCGAGAGTTCCTCGAGCGGGTCGAGAGATTGGTCGACGAACCGTTCGAGTCGACCTACACGAAACTCATTGGGTGA